A part of Aquaspirillum sp. LM1 genomic DNA contains:
- a CDS encoding biopolymer transporter ExbD — protein sequence MMAFNTSDLDDDDDNVMSEINMTPLVDVMLVLLIIFIITVPVINHAVKLDLPKASSAVNDLKPAHVSVSIDADGAVFWDAQPLGQAALPERLASAAMQNPQPELHLHADSQTAYQHVARFLAAAHRAGLNKVAFATDPTSP from the coding sequence ATGATGGCGTTCAATACCTCAGATCTGGATGACGATGACGACAATGTGATGTCGGAAATCAATATGACCCCGCTGGTGGATGTGATGCTGGTGCTGCTGATCATCTTTATCATCACCGTGCCGGTGATCAACCACGCGGTGAAGCTGGACCTGCCCAAGGCCAGCAGCGCGGTCAACGACCTCAAGCCAGCGCATGTGAGCGTGTCGATTGACGCTGACGGCGCGGTGTTCTGGGATGCCCAGCCACTGGGCCAGGCCGCGCTACCTGAACGTCTGGCCAGCGCCGCCATGCAAAACCCGCAGCCGGAACTGCACCTGCACGCCGACAGCCAGACGGCGTACCAGCATGTGGCCCGCTTTCTGGCGGCGGCGCACCGCGCCGGGCTGAACAAGGTGGCGTTTGCCACCGACCCGACCTCCCCCTAA